Proteins from one Streptosporangium becharense genomic window:
- a CDS encoding YybH family protein — translation MTEIRERATTPEDLTRLFVERANARDADGLAELYAPDAVLAYPPGETTVGREAIHAVLKQMVEHIPLPFPVEEPLPTVHYGDLALTSTRASDGTGGRVQVVRRQPDGTWLRVIDRPEIPDET, via the coding sequence ATGACGGAAATCCGTGAACGCGCCACCACGCCCGAGGACCTGACCCGGCTGTTCGTGGAGCGGGCCAACGCCCGTGACGCCGACGGGCTGGCGGAGCTCTACGCACCCGACGCGGTGCTCGCCTATCCGCCGGGAGAGACGACCGTCGGCCGGGAGGCGATCCACGCCGTGCTCAAGCAGATGGTCGAGCACATCCCCCTGCCGTTCCCGGTGGAGGAGCCGCTGCCGACGGTCCACTACGGCGACCTGGCCCTGACCTCCACCCGCGCCTCCGACGGCACGGGCGGCCGGGTTCAGGTCGTACGCCGGCAGCCGGACGGCACGTGGCTGCGGGTCATCGACCGCCCCGAGATCCCCGACGAGACCTGA
- a CDS encoding ParB/RepB/Spo0J family partition protein — protein MTTKAANPTTANPTTAGLTAANPTTAGQSGTDVPRPVSPKAPGGSAGPVRRGCPGGPVARVPVAALREADSPRLGGLDRGHLRVLAEKVDELPPIVVHRPTMKVVDGMHRLHAARLSNRETVEVTYFEGSEKEAFVLAVEANVKHGLPLSLPDRKESARRILRNFPEWSDRAIAARVGLSNKTVGALRRDSAAHTAQPAVRVGRDGRVRPLSPAEGRLRACHILSRKPDAPLREIAESAGISVETARNVRERLSRGESPLPGGETPGEPGPRPGRPATGSQPVDLGAALDALKRDPAVRYTSEGRAMVRWLEGRIIRGREADLVMRAPAHQATKIAAMARAVAARWNEIAARLECRATGDAFPAS, from the coding sequence TTGACCACCAAGGCAGCGAACCCGACGACAGCGAACCCGACGACAGCCGGCCTGACGGCAGCGAACCCGACGACAGCCGGTCAGAGCGGCACCGACGTCCCGCGACCCGTCTCGCCGAAGGCACCCGGCGGTTCCGCCGGGCCCGTCCGGCGCGGGTGCCCCGGCGGCCCGGTGGCCCGTGTCCCGGTCGCCGCCCTGCGGGAGGCCGACTCGCCCCGCCTGGGCGGCCTCGACCGGGGTCACCTCCGGGTCCTGGCCGAGAAGGTCGACGAACTGCCGCCGATCGTCGTGCACCGCCCCACGATGAAGGTCGTCGACGGCATGCACCGGCTGCACGCGGCGCGGCTGAGCAACCGCGAGACCGTCGAGGTGACCTACTTCGAGGGGTCGGAGAAGGAAGCCTTCGTGCTGGCGGTCGAGGCCAACGTCAAGCACGGCTTACCCCTCTCCCTGCCCGACCGCAAGGAGTCGGCGAGGAGGATCCTGCGTAACTTCCCCGAGTGGTCCGACCGGGCGATCGCCGCCAGGGTCGGGCTGTCGAACAAGACCGTCGGGGCGTTGCGCCGGGACTCCGCCGCGCACACCGCCCAGCCCGCCGTCCGGGTCGGCCGCGACGGCCGGGTCCGGCCGCTGAGCCCCGCCGAGGGCCGGTTACGGGCCTGCCACATCCTCTCCCGGAAGCCGGACGCCCCGCTGCGTGAGATCGCCGAGTCGGCCGGCATCTCCGTCGAGACGGCACGGAACGTCCGCGAACGGCTGAGCAGGGGGGAGAGCCCGCTGCCGGGCGGCGAGACGCCCGGCGAACCGGGACCGCGTCCCGGCAGACCGGCCACGGGGTCGCAGCCGGTGGACCTCGGCGCCGCCCTCGACGCCCTCAAGAGAGACCCCGCCGTCAGGTACACCAGCGAGGGGCGGGCCATGGTCCGCTGGCTGGAAGGCCGGATCATCCGCGGGCGTGAGGCGGACCTGGTGATGCGGGCTCCCGCGCACCAGGCCACGAAGATAGCCGCCATGGCGCGCGCCGTCGCGGCCCGCTGGAACGAGATCGCGGCGCGGCTGGAGTGCCGGGCGACCGGTGACGCCTTCCCGGCCTCGTGA
- a CDS encoding prolyl oligopeptidase family serine peptidase yields MSTFDLPLEAPVARIDPDSGYTMHGRRFDDPYAWMERLDDTETRAWIAAQEAVTRAVLDAVPGRDRLREAVTRATRHARLSPPIPAGPPGHEFLWQADADDEKLAFLLRRGEDAPLETVLDPNTWASDEALVFAVPSPDGALVAFGKSVGSTHDAVIHVLDVETGRLLPDRPRGTNHMSVAWRPDSSGFFYTACPEPGEVPPGDEAHWNAVYEHRLGSDAPARRVFGDDHDKEYWCSVKVTECGRFAVLYKWDYVHANVVHLLRLADDALLPVAPDMRSVNQVQVIGDSVLVQTNLDAPRGRLCVASLSAPTEWRTLIPENSDTLQTVTGVGGRLYAVYSRAASHRVQIHAEDGTHLRELVLPALGSVSRNEGDGTISGIGGSWSGDEVWVSFMSYVQPPSVYRYDYANDRLSPYHVPDIGLDASEYVTDQVWYESSDGTPVSMFVVHHKDLPRDGRRPVRLNGYGGFNIPLEPRFAALNAAWLELGGVLAFANVRGGGEYGRAWHEAACKTRRQNAFDDYVAAARWLVSAGYTTPSKLVSRGNSNGGLLVATTAVQAPDAFGAVYCRAAVLDMMRFPTFSHLSSATVEYGSPDDPVEGPYLAGYSPYHNVRADGRYPVMMFASAMNDRMAPPYDPLKMVARLQAEAKLGGPYLLLPLHASGHGGGTTLTALIEHDVDELAFYCRALGVTPHSPDEAPGTAS; encoded by the coding sequence ATGAGCACATTCGACCTGCCCCTGGAAGCCCCCGTGGCGCGGATCGACCCGGACAGCGGGTACACGATGCACGGCAGGCGGTTCGACGACCCCTACGCCTGGATGGAACGGCTCGACGACACGGAGACCCGGGCGTGGATCGCCGCGCAGGAAGCGGTCACGCGTGCCGTGCTGGACGCGGTGCCGGGCCGCGACCGGCTGCGGGAGGCGGTGACCCGGGCGACGCGTCACGCGCGGCTGTCGCCACCGATCCCCGCCGGACCGCCGGGACACGAGTTCCTGTGGCAGGCGGACGCCGACGACGAGAAACTCGCGTTCCTGCTGCGGCGCGGCGAGGACGCACCGCTTGAGACGGTGCTCGACCCCAACACCTGGGCGAGCGACGAGGCGCTGGTGTTCGCCGTGCCGTCACCCGACGGCGCACTGGTCGCCTTCGGGAAGTCCGTCGGCAGCACCCACGACGCGGTGATCCACGTGCTGGACGTCGAGACGGGGCGGCTGCTGCCCGACCGGCCCCGCGGCACGAACCACATGTCGGTGGCCTGGCGTCCCGACTCGTCCGGGTTCTTCTACACGGCGTGCCCGGAGCCGGGCGAGGTGCCCCCGGGCGACGAGGCGCACTGGAACGCCGTCTACGAGCACCGGCTCGGGTCGGACGCGCCGGCCCGCCGGGTCTTCGGCGACGACCACGACAAGGAGTACTGGTGCTCGGTGAAGGTCACCGAGTGCGGTCGCTTCGCCGTGCTGTACAAGTGGGACTACGTGCACGCCAACGTCGTCCACCTGCTGCGCCTCGCCGACGACGCGCTCCTGCCGGTCGCCCCCGACATGCGGTCCGTCAACCAGGTGCAGGTGATCGGCGACTCGGTGCTCGTCCAGACCAACCTCGACGCGCCGCGCGGCCGGCTGTGCGTGGCGTCGCTGAGCGCGCCGACCGAGTGGCGGACGCTCATCCCAGAGAACTCCGACACCCTGCAGACCGTCACCGGGGTCGGCGGACGGCTCTACGCCGTCTACTCCCGTGCGGCGTCGCACCGTGTGCAGATCCACGCCGAGGACGGCACCCACCTGCGCGAACTGGTGCTGCCCGCGCTCGGCTCGGTAAGCCGCAACGAGGGCGACGGCACCATCAGCGGCATCGGCGGCTCCTGGAGCGGCGACGAGGTGTGGGTGAGCTTCATGTCGTACGTGCAACCGCCGTCGGTCTACCGCTACGACTACGCGAACGACCGCCTGTCGCCGTACCACGTGCCCGACATCGGGCTCGACGCGTCGGAGTACGTGACGGACCAGGTCTGGTACGAGTCGTCCGACGGCACGCCGGTGTCGATGTTCGTCGTCCACCACAAGGACCTGCCCCGCGACGGGCGCCGCCCCGTGCGGCTGAACGGCTACGGCGGCTTCAACATCCCGCTGGAGCCGCGCTTCGCGGCGCTCAACGCCGCCTGGCTGGAGCTGGGCGGCGTGCTCGCCTTCGCGAACGTGCGGGGCGGCGGCGAGTACGGCCGCGCCTGGCACGAGGCGGCCTGCAAGACGCGGCGGCAGAACGCCTTCGACGACTACGTCGCCGCGGCGCGCTGGCTCGTCTCGGCGGGTTACACGACACCGTCCAAGCTCGTCTCGCGCGGCAACAGCAACGGCGGCCTGCTCGTCGCCACCACCGCCGTGCAGGCACCCGACGCGTTCGGGGCCGTGTACTGCCGCGCGGCCGTCCTCGACATGATGCGCTTCCCGACGTTCAGTCACCTGAGCTCGGCGACCGTCGAGTACGGCTCGCCCGACGACCCGGTCGAGGGCCCGTACCTGGCCGGGTACTCGCCGTACCACAACGTCCGGGCCGACGGCCGCTATCCCGTGATGATGTTCGCGTCGGCGATGAACGACCGGATGGCACCGCCGTACGACCCGCTCAAGATGGTCGCCCGGCTCCAGGCCGAGGCCAAGCTGGGCGGGCCCTACCTCCTGCTGCCGCTCCACGCCTCCGGGCACGGCGGCGGCACCACCCTGACCGCGCTCATCGAGCACGACGTCGACGAGCTCGCCTTCTACTGCCGGGCGCTCGGCGTCACGCCGCACTCACCGGACGAGGCGCCCGGTACGGCGTCGTAG
- a CDS encoding LysR family transcriptional regulator, with the protein MELRQLEYFVAVAEEASFTRAAARLYVAQPGVSAQIRRLERELGQELLDRTGRTVRLTEVGTAVLAHARAVLDGVAGVRLVVDEFTGLIRGRVSMGMVRSCSSVDLPTLLADFHKDYPAVEITLSEENSDQLLDGVRSGRFDVAIVAVTAVDPPNVELQVIVDEPLVIAVSHSDQMAKCSTVTIDALRDRALISLPRGTGMRACLDEACAAAGFEPRVAFEVSDPAVLTQLAVRGLGPAVLPASIAAGYPGELHAITVTRPRLHGRMALAWRAEGPVGPAARVFIDHARIALAGTPAREEPDVS; encoded by the coding sequence ATGGAGCTGCGTCAGCTGGAGTACTTCGTGGCCGTGGCGGAAGAGGCGAGTTTCACCAGGGCCGCCGCGCGACTGTACGTGGCCCAGCCCGGCGTGAGCGCGCAGATCCGCCGGCTGGAGCGGGAACTCGGCCAGGAACTGCTCGACCGCACGGGCCGCACGGTGCGGCTCACCGAGGTGGGGACCGCGGTGCTGGCCCACGCCCGCGCCGTGCTGGACGGGGTCGCCGGGGTGCGCCTCGTCGTCGACGAGTTCACCGGTCTGATCCGCGGACGCGTCTCCATGGGCATGGTGCGCTCGTGCTCGTCGGTCGACCTGCCCACGCTGCTGGCGGACTTCCACAAGGACTATCCCGCGGTGGAGATCACCCTCTCCGAGGAGAACTCCGACCAGTTGCTGGACGGCGTCAGAAGCGGGCGGTTCGACGTGGCGATCGTCGCCGTGACGGCCGTGGACCCCCCGAACGTCGAGCTGCAGGTCATCGTCGACGAACCGCTCGTCATCGCGGTCAGCCACAGCGACCAGATGGCCAAGTGCTCCACCGTCACCATCGACGCCCTCCGCGACCGGGCGCTGATCAGCCTTCCCCGGGGCACCGGCATGCGGGCCTGCCTGGACGAGGCGTGCGCCGCCGCCGGCTTCGAGCCCCGGGTCGCCTTCGAGGTCAGCGATCCCGCCGTCCTCACCCAGCTGGCGGTCCGCGGTCTGGGGCCGGCGGTCCTCCCGGCGTCCATCGCCGCCGGGTATCCCGGGGAACTGCACGCGATCACCGTCACTCGGCCCCGGCTGCACGGACGCATGGCACTCGCCTGGCGGGCCGAGGGGCCCGTCGGCCCGGCGGCCCGGGTCTTCATCGACCACGCCCGGATCGCGCTGGCGGGCACACCGGCCCGTGAGGAGCCGGACGTCTCCTGA
- a CDS encoding ADP-ribosylglycohydrolase family protein, with the protein MAANPSTRSAVSLHGLALGDAFGSQFFALANYRSFPDRTPPAGPWEWTDDTQMACCVHRVLADHGVIDQDRLAASFAARYEPHRGYGAAMVRMLPLVHGGGDWRALSAELFEGRGSWGNGAAMRVAPLGAWFADDLTEVVRQAVLSAEVTHAHPEGVAGAVAVAVAAATVATEPGLPAEGFLDRIAEHVPPGMVRDGIAEARRLLAVDDPGLAARTLGNGSRISAQDTVPFTLWVTARERHDFEAAMWTTAAVGGDIDTTCAIVGGIIASSGHADRLPAEWRRRCEPLPDWAGVPPLDR; encoded by the coding sequence ATGGCAGCCAACCCTTCTACGCGTTCCGCGGTCTCCCTGCACGGCCTGGCCCTCGGCGACGCCTTCGGCTCCCAGTTCTTCGCCCTGGCCAACTACCGGTCGTTCCCCGACCGGACGCCCCCGGCGGGCCCGTGGGAGTGGACCGACGACACCCAGATGGCGTGTTGCGTCCACCGTGTCCTGGCCGACCACGGTGTCATCGACCAGGACAGGCTCGCCGCGAGCTTCGCGGCCCGTTACGAACCCCACCGCGGATACGGCGCGGCCATGGTCCGGATGCTCCCCCTCGTGCACGGGGGCGGCGACTGGCGGGCGCTCTCGGCCGAGTTGTTCGAGGGCAGGGGTTCGTGGGGCAACGGGGCCGCGATGCGGGTGGCGCCGCTCGGCGCCTGGTTCGCCGACGATCTCACCGAGGTCGTCCGGCAGGCCGTCCTGTCGGCGGAGGTCACCCACGCCCACCCCGAGGGGGTCGCCGGCGCCGTGGCCGTGGCCGTCGCCGCGGCGACGGTCGCCACGGAACCCGGGCTCCCTGCGGAGGGATTCCTCGACAGGATCGCCGAGCACGTGCCCCCCGGCATGGTCCGCGACGGCATCGCCGAGGCCCGGCGGCTGCTCGCCGTCGACGACCCCGGCCTCGCCGCCCGCACGCTGGGGAACGGCAGCCGGATCAGCGCGCAGGACACCGTCCCCTTCACGCTCTGGGTCACCGCCCGCGAACGCCACGACTTCGAGGCGGCCATGTGGACCACCGCGGCGGTCGGCGGCGACATCGACACCACCTGCGCCATCGTCGGCGGCATCATCGCCTCCTCGGGGCACGCCGACCGGCTGCCCGCGGAGTGGAGAAGAAGATGCGAGCCGCTGCCGGACTGGGCGGGCGTCCCGCCGCTCGACCGCTGA
- a CDS encoding FAD-binding oxidoreductase yields the protein MASDSTRNDFSDLEKQVRGPLFLPGRDGYEEELSGFQTGFRHRPAVVVGATGAEDVRAAVRFAAEHGTAVAVQSTGHGVTVLDEGGVLITTGRMSGVTVDPRGGYARIEAGARWAQVVERAEPHGLVPPSGSAGHVGVVGYTLAGGMGLLAREFGYAADHVRSLDVVTADGELRHVTADSDPDLFWALRGGRDNFGVVTSLEIDLQPVERIHGGGMFFGSEHAAALLDFFREWTARVPETMTASLGMIGYPPIPVFPEPLRGRHVVHVRFATTDLTGGPALVRPWRDVAPPLLDEVGELPYREAGSIYREPDFAHAYDGNSVLLSELDPAVLDAVRELAGADAPVPCIVDLRHLGGALSRPPAVPNAVSFREARYILRVLSSLDGHELADVRAAHERLYDAVSPWTLGRSLNFVYGERAPGDFRTELYEKAVLDRLVSLKAVYDLANLFRRNQNIEPPGGTPSVGSTGGKHR from the coding sequence ATGGCTTCTGACAGCACACGGAATGATTTCTCCGATCTGGAGAAGCAGGTGCGCGGCCCGCTGTTCCTTCCCGGGCGGGACGGCTACGAGGAGGAGCTCAGCGGTTTCCAGACCGGTTTCCGCCACCGGCCCGCGGTGGTCGTCGGCGCGACCGGCGCCGAGGACGTGCGCGCGGCGGTGCGGTTCGCCGCCGAGCACGGGACGGCGGTCGCGGTCCAGTCCACCGGGCACGGGGTGACGGTCCTCGACGAGGGCGGCGTGCTGATCACCACCGGGCGGATGTCCGGCGTCACCGTCGACCCGCGGGGTGGGTACGCGCGGATCGAGGCGGGAGCGCGCTGGGCCCAGGTGGTCGAGCGGGCCGAGCCGCACGGGCTGGTCCCGCCGAGCGGTTCCGCCGGGCACGTGGGCGTGGTCGGCTACACCCTCGCCGGCGGCATGGGCCTGCTCGCCCGCGAGTTCGGTTACGCCGCCGACCACGTGCGTTCCCTCGACGTCGTCACCGCCGACGGCGAGCTGCGGCACGTGACGGCCGACAGCGACCCCGACCTGTTCTGGGCCCTGCGCGGTGGGCGGGACAACTTCGGGGTGGTGACCAGCCTGGAGATCGACCTCCAGCCGGTCGAGCGCATCCACGGCGGCGGGATGTTCTTCGGTTCCGAGCACGCCGCGGCGCTCCTGGACTTCTTCCGCGAGTGGACCGCCCGGGTCCCCGAGACGATGACCGCGTCGCTGGGGATGATCGGCTACCCGCCGATCCCGGTGTTCCCCGAGCCGCTGCGCGGCAGGCACGTGGTGCACGTGCGCTTCGCCACCACCGACCTCACCGGGGGCCCCGCCCTGGTGCGGCCGTGGCGGGACGTCGCCCCGCCACTGCTCGACGAGGTCGGTGAGCTGCCCTACCGCGAGGCGGGGTCGATCTACCGGGAGCCGGACTTCGCGCACGCCTACGACGGCAACAGCGTGCTGCTGAGCGAGCTGGACCCGGCCGTGCTGGACGCGGTCCGTGAGCTGGCGGGCGCGGACGCGCCGGTGCCGTGCATCGTCGACCTGCGTCACCTCGGCGGTGCCCTCTCCCGTCCCCCCGCGGTACCGAACGCGGTGTCCTTCCGGGAGGCGCGGTACATCCTGCGGGTGCTGTCCTCACTCGACGGCCATGAGCTCGCGGACGTGCGCGCGGCGCACGAGCGGCTCTACGACGCCGTCTCACCGTGGACGCTCGGGCGGTCGCTGAACTTCGTGTACGGCGAGCGGGCCCCGGGCGACTTCCGGACCGAGCTCTACGAGAAGGCCGTCCTGGACAGGCTGGTCTCGCTCAAGGCGGTCTACGACCTGGCGAACCTCTTCCGGCGCAACCAGAACATCGAGCCCCCGGGCGGGACGCCCTCCGTGGGGAGCACCGGCGGAAAGCACCGCTGA
- a CDS encoding VOC family protein, with the protein MERPGEHAAGRRAFPVVHTRHVSATARFYERLGFVPHTRHPATGEPGFVGLRRGANEIAVSGANPPPDPVVRPGGGGDRPDLAVHPGDGGARMEMFVFVDALDAVVERLRADGVPVLREPAVMPWGERVAYVADPGGNRVAVASPAGDRTPPSRPA; encoded by the coding sequence GCACGCCGCCGGTCGGCGCGCGTTTCCCGTCGTCCACACCCGTCACGTCTCCGCCACCGCGCGGTTCTACGAGCGGCTCGGGTTCGTCCCGCACACCCGGCACCCGGCCACCGGCGAGCCCGGCTTCGTCGGGCTGCGCCGCGGCGCGAACGAGATCGCCGTCTCCGGAGCGAACCCGCCGCCCGACCCCGTGGTTCGTCCCGGGGGCGGCGGGGATCGGCCTGACCTGGCGGTTCATCCCGGGGACGGCGGAGCCCGGATGGAGATGTTCGTCTTCGTCGACGCGCTCGACGCCGTCGTCGAGCGACTCCGCGCCGACGGCGTACCGGTGCTGCGCGAACCCGCGGTCATGCCGTGGGGGGAGCGGGTGGCCTACGTCGCCGACCCCGGCGGCAACCGCGTCGCCGTCGCCTCCCCGGCGGGGGACCGCACGCCGCCCTCACGGCCCGCCTGA
- a CDS encoding MFS transporter, whose protein sequence is MNDDMTPSSRDVNPWAALSALCIGFFLIMMDTTIVNVAIPGMLIDLNADLNQITWVNSVYLLTYAVPLLVAGRLGDRLGRKPVFLTGMAIFTAASLWCGVSGGVETLIAARALQGVGAAVMAPQTMAFITTLFPDNRRGAALGAWGAVAGVATTVGPLLGGLLVGTAGWQWIFLVNVPIGLLGLVLTVRLVPGGQPRHNRRFDVVGTLLSGLGLLALVFGLQNGQHYGWGTVFGPVTVTGVIVTGVLLLVAFVGWQRYNPREPLMPLTLFRRRNFSAATVAAASIGFALTGLYLPVTLFLQSALQLSPQQAGLLMVPMAVSGGIAGPVAGTLSDRISGKWVVLTGFLMFAGGIGAVAAVTRPDANPWVVALALLVCGTGAGSAFAPMANVAMSGMPPGLMGAASGTYNAVRQVGSVVGIAAVSVLLQARLSDSLRSSATAAAADLPPGSRQEFVDGVSRAGTSSEGFGAAPPAVGDGLADLAARTFHEALAHAAGTTLLLLAGVLVIGSVACLAMVPRDREEHRTRKEKVEEPVGAAR, encoded by the coding sequence GTGAATGACGACATGACTCCCTCAAGCAGAGACGTGAACCCGTGGGCCGCCCTGTCGGCGCTCTGCATCGGGTTCTTCCTGATCATGATGGACACCACCATCGTGAACGTCGCGATCCCCGGCATGCTGATCGACCTGAACGCCGATCTGAACCAGATCACCTGGGTCAACAGCGTCTACCTGCTCACCTACGCCGTGCCGCTCCTGGTGGCCGGCAGGCTCGGTGACCGGCTGGGCCGCAAACCGGTGTTCCTCACCGGTATGGCGATCTTCACCGCGGCGTCGCTGTGGTGCGGGGTCTCCGGCGGCGTGGAGACGCTCATCGCCGCCCGTGCCCTCCAGGGCGTCGGCGCCGCGGTGATGGCGCCGCAGACGATGGCCTTCATCACCACCCTGTTCCCCGACAACCGGCGTGGCGCGGCGTTGGGTGCGTGGGGCGCCGTCGCCGGTGTGGCCACCACGGTCGGCCCGCTGCTGGGCGGGCTCCTGGTCGGTACCGCCGGCTGGCAGTGGATCTTCCTGGTCAACGTGCCGATCGGCCTGCTCGGGCTGGTCCTGACGGTGCGGCTGGTGCCGGGCGGGCAACCGCGGCACAACCGGCGGTTCGACGTCGTGGGCACGCTGCTGTCCGGGCTGGGCCTGCTCGCGCTGGTGTTCGGCCTGCAGAACGGCCAGCACTACGGCTGGGGCACGGTCTTCGGGCCGGTCACCGTCACCGGGGTCATCGTCACCGGCGTGTTGTTGCTGGTCGCGTTCGTCGGGTGGCAGCGGTACAACCCCCGGGAGCCGTTGATGCCGCTCACGCTGTTCCGGCGGCGCAACTTCAGCGCGGCCACCGTCGCCGCCGCCTCGATCGGTTTCGCACTGACCGGCCTCTACCTGCCGGTGACCCTCTTCCTGCAGTCGGCGTTGCAACTGTCACCGCAGCAGGCCGGGCTGCTCATGGTGCCGATGGCGGTGTCCGGCGGGATCGCCGGCCCGGTCGCGGGCACCCTCTCCGACCGGATCAGCGGTAAGTGGGTGGTCCTGACCGGGTTCCTGATGTTCGCCGGGGGAATCGGGGCGGTCGCGGCGGTGACGCGGCCGGACGCGAACCCGTGGGTGGTGGCCCTCGCACTGCTGGTGTGCGGCACGGGAGCCGGATCCGCCTTCGCGCCGATGGCCAACGTCGCGATGAGCGGCATGCCGCCCGGGTTGATGGGTGCCGCGTCCGGCACGTACAACGCCGTCCGGCAGGTCGGCAGCGTCGTCGGCATCGCCGCGGTGAGCGTGCTGTTGCAGGCCCGGCTGTCGGACTCGCTGCGTTCCTCGGCCACCGCGGCGGCGGCGGACCTGCCACCCGGGTCGCGGCAGGAGTTCGTCGACGGGGTGAGCCGGGCGGGCACCTCGTCCGAGGGCTTCGGCGCGGCGCCGCCGGCGGTCGGAGACGGGCTCGCGGACCTGGCCGCCCGGACCTTCCACGAAGCGCTGGCGCACGCCGCCGGTACGACGCTGCTGCTCCTGGCCGGGGTGCTGGTGATCGGTTCGGTCGCGTGCCTGGCGATGGTCCCCCGAGACCGGGAGGAACACCGGACGCGGAAGGAGAAGGTGGAGGAGCCCGTCGGCGCCGCGCGCTGA